A region of the Desulfovibrio litoralis DSM 11393 genome:
CTCTAAAGGTGGAATCGCTTTAGGAATCTGCAACGGTTTTCAGCTTCTTACCAAGCTCGGCTTATTGCCGGCTTTACCAGAAAACGATAAAAAAACACCAAGTTATTTTACTCCTCAATTTTCTTTAGGGCATAATAACTCAGGGCGTTATGAAGATCGTTGGTGTTATTTAAAGGTGAATGCAAAAAGCCCTTGTGTGTTTACTAAAAATCTTGATTTTTTATACCTTCCCATCAGACACGGCGAAGGTAAGCTTGTTGCCGATACTCCTGAACTTTTTAATGCACTTAAAGAAAACAATCAGGTTGTATTGCAATATGCTAACCCTGAGAATAAAATGCCTACAGAAGAATATCCGCTAAATCCTAATGGTTCCCCCGAAGGTATAGCAGGGATCTGCGACCCAACAGGGCGTA
Encoded here:
- a CDS encoding phosphoribosylformylglycinamidine synthase subunit PurQ; the protein is MALVKTLVITGYGTNCENECAYAAKKAGADEVSIAHFSELITGKFKLEDFNFLVFPGGFLDGDDLGSALAAAQRWRHARLDNGASLLDELNKFVSKGGIALGICNGFQLLTKLGLLPALPENDKKTPSYFTPQFSLGHNNSGRYEDRWCYLKVNAKSPCVFTKNLDFLYLPIRHGEGKLVADTPELFNALKENNQVVLQYANPENKMPTEEYPLNPNGSPEGIAGICDPTGRIFGLMPHPEAFNDKTNHPAWTRGESSELGTALFVGGVNYLKSI